The following coding sequences are from one Spartinivicinus poritis window:
- a CDS encoding long-chain fatty acid--CoA ligase, with protein MQGNIMQYPLLTHDIIRKAVERSPDQLIVSRMPTGAIHQYTYADAYQRIQQLANGLIGLGVTSGQRIGTLAWSHYQHLECYYAISGIGAVVHPINVRLFPEQIKYIINHAEDQYLFMDPEFIPLVEKFYQELPNIKGFIINCTRAQLPQTRLSNVIAYEQLLSDQKPYFDWQRFDSRKAASLCYTSGTTGHPKGVLADHYACVLHATVTGSSQFLDLSPYTSALPAVPMYHVCAWGLPFSAILYGCKLVMPGSQLDGASLYQLIEQQQVDKAFGVPTIWQTFYHYLQESGNYVPSLKLIAVGGATSPSALVEAYANEYDVYWMGLWGMTETGPLATTAIPTPRVMDLPLKERIAIQSSAGQPIFGIEIEIFDDYNRPLPHDGDTCGHLKVKGPWVIEHYYNSNVKVCDDNGWFDTGDIATIDESGYLCIIDRSKDLVKSGGEWISSAILENAALHYPAIQQACVVAAKHPKWGERPIMLIVLKPDQQFDKNLLRAVLAEHVASWWLPDAIIQVTELPLTGTGKLRKVELRKQYQNYLLTQ; from the coding sequence ATGCAAGGGAATATAATGCAGTACCCGTTACTTACCCACGATATCATTCGTAAGGCTGTAGAGCGGAGCCCTGACCAATTAATTGTATCGAGAATGCCTACTGGTGCTATTCATCAGTATACTTATGCTGATGCATATCAGCGTATACAGCAGTTAGCAAATGGATTAATCGGTTTGGGAGTAACTTCTGGCCAGCGAATCGGTACCTTGGCTTGGAGCCATTACCAACATTTGGAATGTTATTATGCAATATCAGGTATTGGAGCTGTGGTGCATCCGATAAATGTCAGGCTGTTTCCTGAACAAATTAAATACATTATCAATCATGCTGAAGACCAGTATTTGTTTATGGATCCTGAATTTATTCCGTTAGTAGAAAAGTTTTATCAAGAACTACCAAATATAAAAGGCTTTATCATAAATTGCACCCGAGCGCAGCTTCCACAAACCAGGCTATCCAATGTGATTGCTTATGAGCAACTTCTAAGTGACCAAAAACCATATTTTGACTGGCAGCGATTTGATAGTCGGAAGGCAGCGTCTCTTTGTTATACGTCAGGTACAACTGGGCACCCCAAAGGTGTATTAGCAGACCATTATGCTTGTGTCTTGCATGCAACCGTTACTGGCAGCTCACAATTTTTAGATTTATCACCTTACACATCGGCACTACCGGCTGTGCCAATGTATCATGTGTGTGCTTGGGGATTACCATTTTCTGCTATTTTATACGGCTGTAAACTGGTGATGCCTGGTTCGCAGTTAGATGGTGCTTCTTTATATCAGTTAATTGAACAGCAACAGGTTGATAAAGCATTTGGAGTGCCTACCATTTGGCAAACGTTTTATCATTATTTACAGGAATCTGGTAATTATGTGCCCAGTTTGAAATTAATTGCCGTGGGTGGAGCCACATCACCATCGGCTTTAGTTGAAGCTTATGCAAACGAGTATGATGTTTATTGGATGGGACTCTGGGGCATGACGGAAACAGGTCCGCTTGCTACTACTGCAATCCCAACCCCCAGGGTAATGGACCTACCTTTAAAGGAGCGTATTGCTATCCAAAGCTCAGCAGGGCAACCTATCTTTGGAATAGAGATTGAAATATTTGATGATTATAACAGGCCCCTCCCGCATGATGGTGATACCTGTGGTCATTTAAAAGTGAAAGGCCCTTGGGTCATAGAACACTACTATAACAGTAATGTGAAAGTGTGTGATGATAATGGTTGGTTTGATACGGGCGATATAGCCACAATAGATGAAAGTGGTTATTTATGTATTATCGACAGAAGTAAAGACCTGGTTAAATCTGGTGGAGAATGGATTTCATCTGCCATATTAGAAAATGCTGCCCTTCATTATCCTGCAATCCAGCAAGCCTGTGTTGTTGCTGCTAAGCATCCTAAATGGGGAGAGCGGCCGATTATGCTAATTGTGCTAAAACCTGACCAACAGTTTGATAAAAACCTGCTGAGAGCAGTGCTTGCAGAGCATGTAGCCTCTTGGTGGCTACCTGATGCTATTATTCAAGTGACTGAGTTGCCTTTGACAGGGACTGGAAAACTCAGAAAGGTTGAGCTGCGAAAACAGTATCAGAACTATTTATTAACTCAATAA